From a single Gracilimonas sp. genomic region:
- a CDS encoding HU family DNA-binding protein, producing MTNEFLEALGIVIRDQIIMKNSVEIKGLGTFKAVHHNQKQEKQADGTNVMIPPKDTVEFTAENKG from the coding sequence ATGACAAACGAGTTTTTAGAAGCGTTGGGAATTGTGATTCGTGATCAAATAATCATGAAGAATTCCGTAGAAATAAAAGGCTTGGGTACATTTAAAGCCGTTCATCACAATCAAAAACAAGAAAAACAGGCCGATGGTACCAATGTGATGATCCCCCCAAAAGACACCGTTGAATTTACAGCAGAAAATAAGGGGTAA
- a CDS encoding biopolymer transporter ExbD, with protein sequence MSRDFRRGDKKLPPLSLFSQSSLTDIVLLLLIFFLLTSSFVTNFGIRVEVPKAESSAATEAQFISVAVTKDGEFYVDGDLTARGSLATAIRNARNNKPQGTVVLRADKDAKVDDAVRVMNVSKALNLKIIMATEQGS encoded by the coding sequence ATGTCGCGCGATTTCAGACGTGGAGATAAAAAGCTGCCGCCGCTGTCGCTGTTCTCACAGTCGTCGCTGACGGATATTGTACTGTTGCTGCTTATTTTCTTTTTGTTGACCTCCTCTTTCGTTACCAATTTTGGTATTCGTGTTGAAGTACCCAAGGCAGAAAGCAGCGCGGCAACAGAGGCTCAATTCATATCGGTAGCCGTTACTAAAGACGGTGAGTTTTATGTGGACGGTGATTTAACCGCCCGCGGATCGCTGGCAACGGCTATCCGAAACGCCCGAAATAATAAGCCCCAGGGAACCGTTGTATTGAGAGCTGACAAAGATGCCAAAGTTGATGATGCCGTTCGCGTTATGAATGTAAGCAAGGCTTTGAATCTTAAAATTATAATGGCCACCGAACAAGGCTCATAA
- the nadC gene encoding carboxylating nicotinate-nucleotide diphosphorylase — translation MNHLELKEILTNAFREDIGMGDLTSDSIFPKNQLGKGVYTAKADGVLAGLEVITAGYQMLDESAKISLHKNDGMPVKEGEKIAEVEAPVQVLLKGERVILNLIQHLSGIASSTRQVIELLGDPNITITDTRKTLPGLRSLQKYAVRCGGGKNHRFRLDDGVMIKDNHIKAAGNIKSAVELVRAQIGHMVKIEVETENKKQVLEAVKAKADVIMLDNRSPEEVKELMQLIPDEIVVEVSGGINPENIAGYKDCGADVISLGWLTHSVKALDISFNLE, via the coding sequence ATGAACCATCTTGAGCTAAAAGAAATTCTGACCAACGCTTTTCGTGAAGATATTGGAATGGGCGACCTGACTTCCGATTCTATTTTTCCCAAAAACCAGCTTGGGAAGGGCGTTTACACCGCTAAGGCTGATGGGGTATTGGCAGGGCTGGAAGTTATAACCGCCGGATACCAAATGTTAGATGAGTCGGCTAAGATTTCCCTTCATAAAAATGACGGTATGCCTGTAAAAGAAGGGGAGAAAATAGCCGAAGTTGAAGCCCCTGTTCAGGTATTACTGAAGGGCGAGCGGGTTATTCTGAATTTGATTCAGCACCTGAGCGGAATCGCCTCATCTACCCGGCAGGTTATTGAGCTGCTTGGAGATCCCAACATTACCATAACCGATACCCGAAAAACATTGCCGGGCCTGCGCTCATTGCAGAAGTATGCCGTACGCTGCGGCGGGGGCAAAAATCACCGCTTCAGGCTGGATGACGGGGTCATGATCAAAGACAATCACATTAAAGCTGCGGGTAACATAAAAAGTGCGGTTGAGCTGGTACGAGCCCAGATTGGACATATGGTTAAAATTGAAGTAGAAACGGAAAATAAAAAGCAGGTGCTGGAGGCAGTAAAAGCAAAAGCAGATGTTATCATGCTCGACAACCGCTCTCCGGAAGAAGTAAAAGAACTGATGCAATTAATCCCTGACGAGATTGTTGTTGAAGTCTCCGGCGGCATCAACCCGGAGAACATCGCCGGTTATAAAGATTGTGGTGCAGATGTAATTTCTCTGGGCTGGCTGACACATTCTGTTAAGGCCCTGGATATCAGTTTTAACCTCGAGTGA
- the nadA gene encoding quinolinate synthase NadA encodes MEVLDVLEIESEVSLPKRYSELSQEEMEARILEIKAKFGERLFIPGHHYQKDEVIQFADARGDSLKLAQICAEMPNAEFIAFCGVHFMAETADMLTGPDQKVILPDMRAGCSMADMADIDQTELGWVKMQEIWGDTILPLTYVNSTAAIKGFVGKHGGATVTSSNAKKMLEWAFTQKERILFLPDQHLGRNTAFDLGVPLDQMAIWAPIEGEFIYDGDFEDVKVILWKGHCSVHEKFNIKHIENLRKQEPDTKILVHPECTYDVVQASDFNGSTSFIIDTVENAEPGTKWAIGTEMNLVNRLAQENPDKEIVSLNPFMCPCLTMNRIDLPHLLWALEKLEEGEVVNQITVPEAVAKNAVLALNRMLERS; translated from the coding sequence ATGGAAGTTTTAGATGTTTTAGAGATTGAATCCGAAGTATCCCTTCCCAAGCGATACAGTGAGCTTTCCCAGGAAGAAATGGAAGCTCGTATCCTGGAAATAAAAGCCAAATTCGGCGAACGGCTGTTTATTCCGGGTCATCATTACCAAAAGGATGAAGTGATACAGTTTGCGGATGCCCGGGGCGATTCCCTGAAACTTGCTCAAATCTGTGCCGAAATGCCCAATGCTGAATTTATTGCATTCTGTGGCGTTCACTTTATGGCCGAAACGGCTGATATGCTCACCGGACCAGATCAAAAAGTAATTCTCCCTGACATGCGCGCCGGTTGTTCGATGGCAGATATGGCCGATATCGATCAAACCGAGCTGGGCTGGGTGAAAATGCAGGAAATTTGGGGTGATACCATCTTGCCACTTACCTACGTCAACTCTACCGCAGCCATCAAGGGCTTTGTAGGCAAACATGGCGGAGCCACGGTGACCTCCTCTAACGCCAAAAAAATGCTGGAATGGGCCTTCACCCAAAAAGAGCGCATTCTGTTTTTACCAGATCAACATTTGGGCCGAAATACGGCTTTCGACCTGGGAGTTCCTCTCGATCAGATGGCCATTTGGGCTCCCATTGAAGGGGAGTTCATCTATGACGGCGATTTTGAAGATGTGAAAGTTATTCTCTGGAAAGGGCACTGCTCTGTTCATGAGAAGTTTAATATTAAGCACATCGAAAATCTTCGCAAGCAGGAACCTGACACAAAAATTCTGGTTCATCCCGAATGCACCTATGATGTGGTTCAGGCTTCCGACTTCAACGGCTCCACCAGTTTTATCATTGATACCGTTGAAAATGCTGAGCCCGGTACAAAATGGGCCATCGGCACCGAAATGAACCTGGTGAACCGGCTGGCACAGGAAAACCCGGATAAAGAGATTGTTTCCCTGAACCCGTTTATGTGTCCCTGCCTGACGATGAATCGCATTGATCTTCCACATTTACTGTGGGCGCTGGAGAAGCTGGAAGAGGGAGAAGTGGTTAATCAAATAACCGTGCCTGAAGCCGTGGCAAAAAATGCGGTGCTTGCATTAAACCGAATGCTGGAGCGGTCTTGA
- a CDS encoding energy transducer TonB, whose product MSKIINENVGLIACLLFVASGCGYFDFSADPRFCDEVNIVVEKMPQLIGGMSQLQESVEYPAEAKEAGIEGRVTVQFVVNKLGQTTRVQIIRGIGGGADEAAVSAVEEAKFEPGKHNGKPVCVQYALPINFRLES is encoded by the coding sequence ATGAGCAAAATTATAAATGAAAACGTAGGGTTAATCGCATGTCTTCTATTTGTAGCATCAGGCTGTGGGTACTTTGACTTTAGTGCAGACCCGCGCTTTTGCGATGAGGTGAATATAGTGGTGGAGAAAATGCCACAATTGATAGGCGGAATGTCTCAACTTCAGGAAAGTGTGGAGTATCCTGCTGAAGCAAAGGAAGCAGGAATTGAGGGTAGGGTCACTGTTCAGTTTGTGGTAAATAAATTAGGACAGACGACAAGGGTTCAGATAATCAGGGGAATTGGCGGCGGAGCAGATGAAGCAGCTGTCAGTGCTGTTGAAGAAGCTAAATTTGAGCCTGGCAAACATAACGGTAAACCGGTCTGTGTTCAGTATGCTTTACCCATAAATTTTCGTTTAGAGAGTTAG
- a CDS encoding SPOR domain-containing protein, with the protein MHIDHQKLVELLTETSGIEKETVESQLEELVEEIKEAITEGDAYEVSGLGVFSGIGNNILFIPSDDFATEINYKYVGMEPIEMDDAAPETTEEAPQPEEDEDASEESDEVVADAGEDDDPFGGLLEDEGEEDEEPPSFELDDSDDEPIDEDTSEDIEEFADEEEEAPFDFADEDLEDDTEEEISDAEEPKPGPDKWGIDTYKDDSAERTFSGLLGDKDDEEAEESSETDDSDLAAELNKQLSEGDDEDDSLDALFGDADVEEELDDESGGEDDPFAALAGDEEESEETPDELIDSDVIEEDQDEIIPVITNLASEETKKKRAEQEKEQPDQKEEETAEKEDESSKRPNRPSTSRDSQGAPVLLWVLLIIVLLAGGTYGLGYFGVVNIPGITPQAPQQASATQPDPVPLPPADETPTQPAQQNNQTNQGQGDSETSSDDEPAPQEAQNPPQEQATDNQVSQSEAVPAGQPMYGLNGVVNPNANDGYTIVVYSLSSERNAKSIEKELSDDGYRVLLATITSQQYGRLWRVSLGQFESMRNAAIAAETLDSPLSENYFITKIN; encoded by the coding sequence ATGCATATAGATCATCAAAAACTGGTAGAGCTGCTCACCGAAACTTCGGGAATTGAAAAAGAGACGGTTGAAAGTCAGCTCGAAGAACTCGTTGAAGAAATTAAAGAAGCCATTACCGAAGGCGATGCTTACGAAGTATCCGGGCTGGGGGTTTTTAGCGGAATAGGAAATAATATTCTCTTTATCCCTTCGGATGATTTTGCCACCGAAATAAATTACAAGTACGTGGGCATGGAGCCGATAGAGATGGATGACGCGGCTCCGGAAACCACCGAAGAAGCCCCTCAACCAGAAGAAGATGAAGATGCCTCTGAAGAATCGGATGAGGTTGTAGCTGATGCCGGTGAGGATGATGATCCTTTTGGCGGACTCCTTGAAGATGAAGGCGAGGAGGACGAAGAACCCCCTTCTTTTGAGCTGGATGACAGCGACGATGAACCAATTGATGAAGACACCTCCGAGGACATTGAAGAATTTGCCGATGAAGAGGAAGAAGCACCTTTTGATTTTGCTGATGAAGACCTTGAGGACGACACGGAAGAAGAAATTTCGGATGCCGAAGAACCCAAACCGGGTCCCGATAAGTGGGGAATTGATACCTATAAAGATGATTCGGCAGAGCGCACTTTCTCCGGCTTATTAGGAGATAAAGATGATGAGGAAGCAGAAGAATCCTCAGAAACTGATGATTCTGACCTGGCGGCTGAATTGAACAAGCAACTGTCTGAAGGAGACGATGAAGACGATTCTCTGGATGCTCTGTTCGGGGATGCCGATGTAGAAGAAGAACTGGATGACGAGAGTGGCGGTGAAGACGATCCTTTCGCTGCCCTTGCCGGAGATGAAGAAGAATCGGAAGAAACCCCGGACGAGCTTATAGATTCAGATGTTATAGAAGAGGATCAGGATGAAATCATCCCGGTTATTACCAACCTCGCCTCTGAAGAAACCAAAAAGAAACGCGCTGAACAGGAAAAAGAGCAGCCCGATCAAAAAGAAGAAGAGACGGCTGAAAAGGAAGACGAATCCTCCAAGAGACCGAATCGCCCGTCTACATCGAGGGACTCCCAGGGAGCACCGGTACTGCTTTGGGTATTGTTAATTATCGTTCTGCTGGCCGGAGGAACTTATGGGCTGGGATATTTCGGAGTGGTAAACATTCCGGGAATCACCCCACAAGCACCTCAACAGGCTTCCGCAACTCAACCTGATCCGGTTCCACTTCCTCCTGCTGATGAAACCCCGACTCAGCCCGCTCAACAAAACAATCAAACCAACCAGGGGCAGGGTGATTCTGAAACATCGTCTGATGACGAACCCGCCCCACAGGAAGCTCAAAATCCACCTCAGGAACAAGCAACTGATAATCAGGTATCACAAAGTGAAGCGGTTCCTGCCGGACAACCTATGTATGGGTTGAATGGTGTCGTAAACCCGAATGCTAATGACGGCTATACCATCGTGGTTTACTCATTGAGCAGCGAACGCAATGCCAAGTCCATAGAGAAAGAGTTAAGCGATGACGGTTATCGTGTGCTTTTGGCCACCATAACTTCACAACAATATGGACGACTTTGGCGCGTAAGTTTAGGGCAGTTCGAATCGATGCGTAATGCTGCCATTGCCGCAGAAACCCTCGATTCACCCCTTTCAGAAAATTATTTCATAACCAAAATTAACTAA
- a CDS encoding class I SAM-dependent methyltransferase produces MTLELRSPIDERAGISIPDEVSTLSTPFNGTVGSKEGDEYQVKNNIIDLLGKEPEFTSIAQSTNHWKLTAAIYEDIWRKRSLSLLSGEEFPIEKEHELLIDWTAPEEDGFYLDLGCSTALYGRALKAAQKKANIVALDFSYQMLEEARLKAEADETDMYFLRADGRELPFFSKTFDGIVMGGTLNELTEVLKVLYEAKRVIKDDGVFFMMHLIKSDAWYGRLLQESAAIGGIHFWTVDESNKLFNQAGFNVEEQLVKGIVCFTKLTPA; encoded by the coding sequence ATGACTCTTGAATTACGCTCCCCCATAGATGAACGAGCAGGCATTTCCATCCCTGATGAAGTTTCCACCCTTTCCACACCGTTTAATGGTACCGTAGGGTCCAAAGAAGGGGATGAGTATCAGGTTAAAAACAATATTATAGATCTGCTGGGGAAAGAACCCGAATTCACTTCTATCGCTCAAAGCACAAATCACTGGAAGCTGACCGCTGCTATTTATGAGGATATCTGGCGCAAACGCTCTCTCTCTCTTTTATCCGGTGAAGAGTTCCCCATTGAAAAAGAGCATGAGCTTCTCATCGACTGGACTGCTCCCGAAGAAGATGGCTTTTATTTAGACCTTGGATGCTCGACGGCGCTTTACGGTAGGGCACTGAAAGCTGCACAAAAGAAAGCCAATATTGTAGCTCTCGATTTTTCGTACCAGATGCTGGAAGAAGCCCGACTGAAAGCAGAAGCCGATGAAACCGATATGTATTTTTTAAGGGCCGATGGGCGGGAGCTGCCTTTTTTCTCTAAGACATTTGACGGCATTGTGATGGGAGGAACACTTAATGAGCTTACCGAAGTGTTGAAGGTCCTTTATGAAGCCAAACGCGTTATTAAAGACGATGGCGTTTTCTTCATGATGCACCTGATTAAATCTGATGCCTGGTACGGCCGGCTGCTGCAAGAATCAGCAGCTATTGGGGGGATTCACTTCTGGACCGTTGATGAAAGTAACAAGCTATTTAATCAAGCCGGCTTTAACGTAGAAGAGCAATTAGTAAAAGGCATTGTGTGCTTTACGAAGCTGACGCCGGCTTAA
- a CDS encoding thioredoxin domain-containing protein: MKRGLFLLTLFGLLFNSTAFSQGSGESETRINIVKYSDYQCPACKYFVSIEEQLKEEYGAEISITTKHFPLNMHEYAQLASRVAEAAREQDKYQEMHDMIFAGQEQWARGNAEAIFIGYAKSLDLDMEQFRNDMNSADMQRKVMADKREGLSLNVNSTPTFFINGTKLENNPRTFEQFKQLIEAMVKS; this comes from the coding sequence ATGAAACGAGGATTATTCTTACTCACGCTATTTGGGCTTTTATTCAACAGCACGGCATTTAGCCAAGGTTCAGGAGAGTCGGAAACGAGAATCAATATTGTGAAATACAGTGATTACCAGTGCCCGGCCTGTAAATACTTTGTATCCATCGAAGAGCAGCTGAAGGAAGAATATGGAGCTGAGATTTCCATCACTACCAAGCACTTTCCGCTGAATATGCACGAATATGCGCAACTGGCATCACGGGTTGCCGAGGCCGCCAGGGAGCAGGACAAATACCAGGAAATGCATGACATGATTTTTGCCGGGCAGGAACAATGGGCCCGTGGAAATGCAGAAGCCATTTTTATCGGATATGCCAAAAGCCTGGACCTGGATATGGAACAGTTCAGAAATGATATGAACTCCGCCGATATGCAGCGAAAAGTGATGGCAGATAAACGGGAAGGGTTGAGTCTGAACGTAAATTCAACGCCTACATTCTTCATTAATGGAACCAAGTTGGAGAACAACCCGCGCACCTTTGAGCAGTTCAAGCAGCTTATTGAGGCAATGGTTAAATCGTAA
- a CDS encoding IscS subfamily cysteine desulfurase — protein MIYLDHAATTPISDKALEVYVNVSKHYFGNPSSMHDEGSSAKQILEASAKTIAGTLNARPKDVFFTSGASESSFLAIYSLLNSLGEKSGHLITTPIEHSSVRNLFLKLKQEGYEVSVVSVNEFGEVDFEELKNLVREDTVLASIQHVNSEIGTIQDLAKIGAFLHEKSVMLHSDCVQSFGRIPIDVQALNVDAISLSSHKIYGPKGCGAVWMNPKLEWKPVFPDTDNQKKFKPGTADVPTVAAFATAAKLITQNRETEQHRILKFKEQLLAELAKLDYEVVVEQHPREYVPNILGLRFPGIEGQFFMLECSQAGLAISTGSACQVGSEKPNKTMTAIGKDEQEAQEFVRLSFGKENQMEQIPQIIEKMSGILKRHFEKVNHHKKKEGMTT, from the coding sequence ATGATTTACCTGGACCATGCCGCTACAACGCCCATAAGTGACAAAGCGCTGGAGGTGTACGTAAATGTCTCGAAGCATTATTTTGGTAACCCCAGCAGTATGCACGATGAAGGCTCTTCGGCAAAGCAAATACTGGAAGCATCCGCAAAAACCATTGCCGGGACTTTAAACGCCCGACCTAAAGATGTGTTCTTTACTTCCGGAGCATCGGAATCGAGTTTTCTGGCAATCTATTCATTGTTGAATTCGCTGGGTGAAAAATCGGGACACCTGATTACCACACCCATCGAGCATTCTTCGGTGAGAAACCTGTTTTTAAAGCTAAAGCAGGAAGGGTATGAAGTATCGGTAGTTTCTGTAAATGAGTTTGGGGAAGTGGATTTTGAGGAGTTGAAAAACCTGGTTCGGGAAGACACCGTGCTAGCCTCAATTCAGCACGTGAATTCGGAAATCGGAACCATTCAGGATTTAGCCAAGATAGGTGCTTTTCTTCATGAAAAAAGCGTGATGCTTCATAGCGATTGTGTGCAAAGCTTTGGCCGGATCCCGATAGATGTACAAGCCTTAAACGTGGACGCCATTTCCCTTTCAAGCCATAAAATTTATGGGCCGAAAGGATGCGGGGCGGTTTGGATGAACCCCAAATTGGAATGGAAACCGGTGTTCCCGGATACAGATAATCAAAAGAAATTTAAGCCCGGAACAGCAGATGTTCCCACTGTTGCAGCTTTTGCAACGGCAGCCAAGTTAATCACACAAAACCGCGAGACTGAACAACATCGAATTCTAAAATTTAAGGAGCAGCTATTAGCCGAATTAGCAAAGCTTGATTATGAGGTAGTGGTAGAGCAGCATCCGCGTGAGTATGTGCCCAATATTTTAGGCTTGCGGTTTCCAGGTATCGAAGGGCAGTTTTTTATGCTGGAATGCAGCCAGGCCGGACTGGCAATCTCAACCGGGAGCGCCTGTCAGGTTGGTTCAGAAAAACCAAACAAGACCATGACGGCCATTGGAAAAGATGAACAAGAAGCCCAGGAGTTTGTGCGTTTATCGTTCGGAAAGGAAAATCAAATGGAACAGATTCCACAGATAATTGAAAAAATGAGTGGTATCTTGAAAAGACACTTTGAAAAGGTAAATCATCATAAGAAGAAAGAAGGGATGACGACATGA
- a CDS encoding energy transducer TonB, whose protein sequence is MNFTEDDRLALYVTFGLNTALLLFSLWFTLDMNRNARPSYIEVEFGEFKTGQLAEYSEVKNEQVAQRPNPSETEPEEPVEEAPEPEVTPQETTEEQTKAVDLSDQVEDVQEDPVSTPETEKIDPNQEENKPEEEEVEVPPVAKENETSTDGAKESGDVDGARGDMNSDQGIGNDEEKTSPYELKWEGEIDRSPMVQPLPENTSNTEGVITVRFEVRPDGTVGRIIPIKKMNPELEREVMSTLRTWRFSRLPGGVPQQTQWGTITFRFVFD, encoded by the coding sequence ATGAATTTCACGGAAGACGATCGCTTAGCATTGTACGTAACCTTCGGGTTAAATACGGCTTTATTGCTGTTCTCCCTTTGGTTCACCTTAGATATGAACCGAAATGCGCGCCCGTCTTACATTGAAGTGGAATTCGGAGAGTTTAAAACCGGCCAGCTTGCCGAGTACTCAGAAGTGAAGAATGAGCAGGTTGCACAGCGTCCCAATCCCTCCGAAACAGAACCCGAAGAGCCGGTTGAAGAAGCGCCGGAACCGGAAGTAACCCCGCAGGAAACAACCGAAGAACAAACTAAGGCCGTTGACCTGTCTGACCAGGTAGAAGACGTTCAGGAAGATCCGGTTTCAACCCCGGAAACAGAAAAGATTGACCCAAATCAGGAAGAAAACAAACCTGAGGAAGAAGAGGTGGAAGTGCCGCCTGTAGCCAAAGAGAATGAGACATCTACCGATGGTGCAAAAGAAAGCGGTGATGTGGACGGTGCCCGTGGCGATATGAATTCTGACCAGGGAATTGGTAATGATGAAGAGAAAACCTCTCCTTATGAACTGAAGTGGGAGGGAGAAATTGACCGCTCACCGATGGTTCAGCCTCTTCCTGAAAACACCTCCAATACCGAGGGCGTAATTACCGTTCGGTTTGAAGTTCGTCCCGATGGCACCGTTGGACGAATCATCCCCATCAAAAAAATGAACCCGGAATTAGAGAGAGAAGTAATGAGTACGCTCCGTACCTGGCGCTTTTCACGACTACCGGGCGGTGTGCCACAGCAAACCCAGTGGGGTACTATAACTTTTCGTTTTGTGTTTGATTAA
- a CDS encoding MotA/TolQ/ExbB proton channel family protein: MHLLLIFLQDTASVDSLMAMQEETVTFFDLLIEGGVLMIPIFLLFAISVYVIVERWSAVNRSHVEPEKFLSTIESMLKSGKGGASNAMDYCDEFDKPIARIIKAGIKRLGRPLRDIEDAIDNAGKKEIFFLEKRMNWLATVAGVAPLLGFTGTVTGMIEAFMDIQSLQGNVNPSVLAGGIWEALITTAAGLIVGLIAYGFYNFLLGKINRSIFELENASADFLDLLQSPAKKENN, encoded by the coding sequence ATGCACTTATTGCTGATTTTTTTGCAAGACACGGCCTCGGTTGATTCTCTGATGGCCATGCAGGAAGAGACCGTCACCTTTTTCGACCTTTTGATCGAGGGTGGCGTTTTAATGATCCCCATCTTTCTTCTGTTCGCCATCTCGGTTTATGTAATCGTTGAACGCTGGAGCGCGGTGAACCGGTCTCATGTAGAACCGGAAAAATTTCTTTCCACCATCGAAAGCATGCTTAAATCCGGAAAAGGGGGTGCCTCTAACGCTATGGATTATTGTGATGAGTTTGATAAGCCCATTGCCCGAATTATTAAAGCGGGTATTAAACGGCTGGGAAGGCCCCTTCGTGATATCGAGGATGCTATTGATAATGCCGGAAAGAAAGAGATTTTCTTCCTGGAAAAACGCATGAACTGGCTGGCTACCGTTGCCGGTGTGGCGCCGCTGCTGGGATTCACCGGTACCGTAACCGGTATGATCGAAGCCTTTATGGATATTCAGTCGCTTCAGGGAAATGTAAACCCGAGCGTGCTGGCCGGAGGTATATGGGAAGCCTTGATTACCACCGCTGCAGGACTGATTGTCGGTTTGATTGCCTACGGCTTCTACAACTTTCTGCTGGGCAAAATAAACCGTTCTATCTTTGAATTGGAAAATGCTTCGGCTGATTTCCTTGATCTGCTTCAATCACCAGCAAAAAAAGAGAATAACTAA
- the argS gene encoding arginine--tRNA ligase, giving the protein MKEYLVEILSKSLDQFELEEQPEIRIEEPNQPEHGDASTNVAMMLAKPLKNNPRAIAQQIVDGLQYDEKKISAVEIAGPGFINFRFAEDYLFDELGEILGTGSEYGKTDAYKGKKVLVEFVSANPTGPLTVGHGRNAVLGDTVSRLLEWTGADVEREYYFNDAGRQMRVLGESVQARYLELLGKSDEFPEGGYEGEYIRDIAQALVDDYGEDLVDAEDEKPFKEKAEEEIFADISRTLDRMGIKMDSYFNEHSLYEDGKIEETIEKLRKLELAYDKDGAVWFKTTEFGKDKDTVLVKSTGEPTYRLPDIAYHANKLDRGFDLCVDVFGADHIATYPDVLSGIKSLGYDPDKVDVVVYQFVTIVKDGKPFKMSTRKANFVTLDELMDEVGADVTRFFFLMRSPNTHLEFDIAQAKEAGEKNPVFYLQYAHARISSILRKVEDEYDFSGEVDLSLLSHPAEITLIKTMLKFPETVATAARLREPHHVITFLNQLASDFTSFYHDCRILGEDEELAQARMELAKAVAQVLRNGLGILGITAPEQM; this is encoded by the coding sequence ATGAAAGAATATTTAGTTGAGATCCTTAGTAAGTCGCTGGATCAATTTGAGCTGGAAGAACAACCGGAGATTCGTATTGAGGAACCCAATCAACCCGAACACGGGGATGCTTCCACAAATGTAGCGATGATGTTGGCCAAGCCTTTGAAGAATAATCCCCGGGCTATCGCTCAGCAAATTGTAGATGGACTGCAATATGACGAGAAGAAAATTTCAGCTGTTGAAATAGCCGGTCCCGGTTTCATTAATTTCCGATTTGCCGAGGATTATTTGTTTGATGAACTGGGAGAAATTCTGGGCACCGGGTCTGAATACGGGAAAACAGATGCCTATAAAGGGAAAAAGGTGCTGGTTGAATTTGTGAGTGCCAATCCGACCGGCCCGTTAACGGTGGGTCACGGCCGAAATGCCGTGTTAGGCGATACCGTTTCCCGTCTCCTGGAATGGACCGGCGCTGACGTAGAGCGTGAATATTATTTTAATGACGCCGGCCGTCAAATGCGTGTTCTTGGAGAAAGTGTTCAGGCCCGCTATTTGGAGCTGTTAGGCAAAAGTGACGAATTTCCGGAGGGCGGTTACGAAGGTGAATACATCCGGGACATCGCCCAGGCTTTGGTGGATGATTACGGAGAGGACCTGGTTGATGCTGAAGATGAAAAGCCGTTCAAAGAAAAAGCCGAAGAAGAAATTTTTGCGGACATCAGCAGAACTCTGGATCGGATGGGCATCAAGATGGATTCTTATTTCAATGAGCACAGCCTTTATGAAGACGGCAAAATTGAGGAAACTATAGAGAAGCTGCGAAAGCTTGAATTAGCGTATGATAAAGACGGGGCCGTTTGGTTTAAAACCACTGAATTTGGTAAAGACAAAGACACCGTTCTGGTAAAAAGCACCGGCGAACCCACCTATCGTCTCCCGGACATTGCCTATCATGCGAATAAACTGGATCGTGGTTTCGACCTGTGTGTGGATGTATTTGGAGCCGATCATATTGCTACCTATCCGGATGTGCTTTCGGGGATAAAATCTCTGGGCTACGATCCTGATAAAGTGGACGTGGTGGTTTACCAGTTTGTGACCATCGTTAAGGACGGCAAGCCATTCAAAATGAGTACCCGTAAAGCGAACTTTGTCACCCTCGACGAACTCATGGACGAGGTGGGGGCCGATGTAACCCGCTTCTTCTTCCTGATGCGTTCACCCAACACGCATCTTGAGTTTGATATCGCCCAGGCGAAAGAGGCCGGAGAGAAAAACCCGGTGTTTTACCTGCAGTATGCACATGCCCGAATTTCCAGCATTCTCCGAAAAGTAGAAGATGAATATGATTTTTCAGGTGAAGTTGATCTAAGCCTGCTCAGCCATCCGGCGGAAATCACACTCATTAAAACCATGCTGAAGTTTCCTGAAACCGTTGCGACAGCGGCCAGGCTTAGGGAGCCTCATCATGTAATCACCTTTTTAAATCAGCTGGCCTCAGATTTTACGAGCTTCTATCACGACTGCCGAATTCTGGGAGAAGATGAAGAACTGGCGCAGGCCCGAATGGAACTAGCCAAAGCCGTAGCGCAAGTGTTAAGAAATGGGTTGGGTATTTTAGGTATCACCGCTCCGGAACAAATGTAA